In Sphingobacterium sp. PCS056, the following proteins share a genomic window:
- a CDS encoding SusD/RagB family nutrient-binding outer membrane lipoprotein, whose protein sequence is MKTIYLKNAKKLLVLALIGTVGLTGCNKFLDINDNPNNPEQATPGLLLPSVEAAISQVVGNSFQVYGNVWGQYWTQNPTSSQYRTLDQYRIANSAMDRSWSILYRNALNNANLIIDTKASANENYKGMAYILKAYTFQIATDAFGDIPLSESLQAAGNLNPKYEAQKVVYDSIFNYIDKGLALLQTQQAIPVTSQDMLFNGDLDKWKAFGNTLKLRAYLRISNVDAAKASAGIKALYASNPVFLDEDATITYTTTGGNENPFYNEMVGLGKTQNVVASGTVVKAFVKNNDPRRFAFYEKVVNIDGKVQDTIAFINQGTYSANTKKLVSSPSSLVGGRAVDPTSAVAPVKLISNAESFFLQAEAVAKGWGTGDAKALYESGITSSFNATGNAADAVNYIAKAPDAVFSGTVEEKVKAIITQKYFAMCGFQGFEAWTEWRRTGYPTFFTTSAASTLGEGRMPLRMPYANSEATTNANYPGNVVIYTPVWWDVK, encoded by the coding sequence ATGAAAACTATATATTTAAAAAACGCTAAAAAGCTTTTAGTTTTAGCTTTAATTGGCACAGTTGGTTTGACGGGATGTAATAAATTTTTGGATATCAATGATAATCCCAATAATCCTGAACAGGCTACTCCTGGCTTATTATTGCCTTCGGTAGAAGCAGCAATCAGTCAAGTGGTGGGTAATTCATTTCAGGTTTATGGAAATGTTTGGGGTCAATATTGGACTCAAAACCCGACATCATCACAGTACCGTACTTTAGACCAATACAGAATTGCGAATTCTGCAATGGATCGTTCTTGGTCCATTCTATACAGAAATGCGTTGAACAATGCAAATTTGATTATCGATACAAAGGCATCCGCAAATGAAAATTATAAGGGAATGGCTTATATTTTGAAAGCCTACACTTTTCAAATTGCAACTGATGCTTTTGGGGATATTCCATTATCTGAAAGTTTACAAGCAGCAGGTAATTTAAATCCAAAATACGAAGCTCAGAAAGTTGTTTATGATTCTATTTTCAATTATATTGATAAAGGTCTTGCTTTATTGCAAACTCAACAAGCTATACCTGTGACGAGTCAAGATATGCTTTTCAATGGCGATCTGGATAAGTGGAAAGCTTTTGGAAATACGTTGAAATTAAGAGCATATTTAAGAATATCAAATGTTGATGCTGCTAAAGCTTCAGCAGGAATTAAAGCACTTTATGCTTCAAATCCAGTTTTCTTGGATGAAGATGCTACAATTACTTATACTACTACAGGAGGAAATGAAAATCCATTTTATAATGAAATGGTGGGCTTAGGTAAAACTCAAAATGTAGTAGCTAGTGGAACTGTTGTAAAAGCTTTTGTAAAAAACAATGATCCTAGAAGATTTGCATTCTACGAAAAAGTAGTTAATATCGATGGGAAAGTACAAGATACTATTGCCTTTATTAATCAAGGAACATATAGTGCTAATACCAAGAAATTAGTTTCTTCTCCATCATCACTAGTTGGTGGGCGCGCGGTTGACCCAACATCAGCGGTAGCTCCAGTAAAGTTGATTTCAAATGCTGAAAGTTTCTTTTTGCAAGCAGAAGCTGTAGCAAAAGGTTGGGGTACAGGTGATGCTAAGGCATTGTATGAATCTGGTATTACTTCGAGTTTTAATGCAACAGGTAATGCCGCAGATGCGGTAAATTATATTGCAAAAGCTCCTGATGCTGTATTCTCTGGAACGGTAGAAGAAAAAGTGAAAGCTATTATCACACAGAAGTATTTTGCGATGTGCGGTTTTCAAGGGTTTGAAGCGTGGACAGAGTGGAGAAGAACAGGATATCCGACATTCTTCACAACTTCGGCAGCTTCAACTTTAGGAGAAGGTAGAATGCCTTTGCGTATGCCTTATGCAAATAGTGAAGCAACTACGAATGCCAATTATCCAGGTAATGTCGTTATCTATACACCAGTATGGTGGGATGTTAAATAA
- a CDS encoding SusC/RagA family TonB-linked outer membrane protein, translating to MKQTLLSFLVGGMILSSVAFAQEKKISGRVTSATGQAVPGVTVVVQGTNQATQTDANGNYSLNVPAGKVVVFRSIGFGEKTIIVNNNATVFNVSLEDDNNALEEVVVTANAIKREKRSLGYSAPVLKSDELTEGRNSSAIGALAGKVAGVNITSTSNSPGSSSRVVLRGGSSISGNNQALIVVDGTPIDNSSVIGGASSLSSVDFGNRGNDINPDDIATVTVLKGPAAAALYGSRASNGALIITTKSGKKGSKNEITFSSTNTMSSILKLPEFQNEYGQGYSGYTKAGDLVFVNDPKENWSWGAPFTGEIQEWGQAINGVRQKKAYSAVKDNVKDFFDLGLASDNNLSFSGGSDKSTFYLGLNALNSNGVYPGKKDTYNKYGVRFNGSTEFSNKFSAGVSFNYSRINSNNVGGGQGGGSVYNNLLQTPRDMDITGFKDLSNPYNSYGYTDANGVEHNDVYGYYGAYSNNPYWVLENYNNFNDVNRITGNFNVNYKPLEWLTFQERIGLDNYTDRRRSESPKYSFLPADNTSENYSEDNIKTDPGQYRIDQYNVNEIVHDFMATATHSFNDDWEASFMLGNNIRQRRTSNSSIATNSSGGLVVPGWYNLANSNGPLDLIEDSWSNRRLIGVYGDLNVSYKNIAYLQATARNDWSSTLPKQNNSFFYPSVSGSFVLSELFTPELKSNFNYAKLRANWAQVGSDTDPYQLLTTFSRGEINGGFGTTTFPFGNVSALMSSSTIGNMELKPEITTSFEIGAELGFFSNRLYADFTYYNNNSKNQILSIPIPASTGYGFSLVNAGKVKNTGVELTLRGTPVKTDNFTWEMFGTFTKNNSEVVELMDGVEQVSVGGFSGMNIVAAVGRPYGEFYGVTNATDDQGRTIVDQKTGLPVVSSSPQYLGTYNPDFQASLGTNLTYKNWSMSALFDTKQGGVFYSRTKDILGFVGTSAETGGERFGQIFPNSVYLDAAGNSVVNTTATYDKVDYYPNMEAGVNIVDATYVKLRNLTVSYKFTKDQLKNTPFGAASIGFFGNNLFIWTPSENKYADPEVNSAGAGNAQGFDFTAQPSLRNYGINVKVSF from the coding sequence ATGAAACAAACATTACTTAGTTTTCTTGTAGGTGGGATGATATTGTCATCAGTAGCATTCGCGCAAGAGAAAAAGATTAGTGGCCGTGTTACATCAGCAACTGGTCAAGCAGTACCAGGGGTTACTGTTGTTGTACAAGGTACTAATCAAGCTACACAGACCGATGCTAATGGTAACTACTCTTTGAATGTTCCAGCTGGTAAGGTTGTTGTATTTCGCTCTATTGGTTTTGGCGAAAAAACGATTATTGTTAATAACAATGCTACCGTTTTCAATGTGTCATTAGAAGATGATAATAATGCTTTGGAAGAGGTCGTTGTTACGGCAAATGCAATTAAAAGAGAGAAAAGATCTTTAGGTTATTCGGCACCTGTTCTTAAAAGTGATGAATTAACTGAAGGAAGAAATTCAAGTGCTATTGGTGCTTTAGCAGGTAAAGTAGCTGGTGTCAATATTACTTCAACATCAAACTCCCCGGGAAGTTCCTCTCGTGTTGTATTACGTGGTGGATCATCCATTTCAGGTAATAATCAAGCGCTTATTGTCGTTGATGGTACACCAATTGACAATTCAAGTGTTATTGGAGGTGCGTCATCATTATCCAGTGTTGATTTTGGTAACCGTGGTAATGATATCAATCCTGATGATATTGCCACTGTAACGGTTCTTAAAGGTCCTGCTGCTGCTGCATTATATGGATCAAGAGCGTCCAATGGAGCTTTGATTATTACAACTAAAAGTGGTAAAAAGGGATCTAAAAATGAAATTACATTTAGTTCAACCAATACCATGTCTTCTATTTTGAAATTACCAGAATTTCAAAATGAATATGGACAAGGTTATTCAGGTTATACTAAAGCGGGAGATCTAGTCTTCGTCAATGATCCAAAAGAGAACTGGTCTTGGGGAGCTCCTTTCACAGGTGAGATTCAAGAGTGGGGACAAGCGATTAATGGTGTTCGCCAGAAAAAAGCTTATTCTGCTGTAAAGGACAATGTAAAAGACTTTTTTGATTTAGGCTTAGCATCAGATAACAATTTGAGTTTTTCAGGCGGTTCTGATAAATCGACTTTCTATTTAGGTTTAAATGCCTTGAACTCAAATGGTGTTTATCCTGGGAAAAAAGATACTTATAATAAATATGGTGTTCGTTTTAACGGATCAACAGAATTTTCTAATAAATTTTCTGCAGGTGTTTCGTTTAACTACAGTCGTATCAATAGTAACAATGTAGGCGGTGGTCAAGGTGGTGGTTCAGTTTACAACAATTTGTTACAAACACCAAGAGATATGGATATTACTGGTTTCAAAGATTTATCCAATCCTTACAATAGTTACGGCTATACAGATGCTAATGGTGTAGAACATAATGATGTTTATGGATACTATGGCGCATATTCTAATAATCCATATTGGGTATTGGAAAACTACAATAATTTTAATGATGTCAATCGTATCACTGGTAACTTTAATGTAAATTATAAACCATTAGAGTGGTTAACTTTTCAAGAGCGTATTGGTTTAGATAACTATACTGACCGTCGTCGTTCAGAATCTCCAAAGTATAGTTTCTTGCCTGCAGACAATACGTCTGAAAATTACAGTGAAGACAATATCAAAACCGATCCAGGACAATACCGTATCGATCAATACAATGTGAATGAAATCGTACATGATTTTATGGCGACTGCTACGCATTCTTTTAATGATGATTGGGAAGCATCTTTTATGTTGGGTAATAATATTCGTCAACGTAGAACATCCAATAGTAGTATTGCAACCAACTCGAGTGGTGGTTTAGTGGTACCAGGATGGTATAATTTAGCAAACAGTAACGGTCCATTAGATTTAATTGAAGATTCTTGGAGCAATAGAAGATTAATTGGTGTATACGGAGATTTAAATGTTTCTTATAAAAACATTGCATATTTACAAGCTACTGCTCGTAATGATTGGTCATCTACATTACCAAAACAAAATAATTCATTCTTCTATCCAAGTGTAAGTGGATCATTTGTTCTTTCAGAATTATTTACTCCTGAGTTGAAAAGTAATTTTAACTATGCAAAATTACGTGCTAACTGGGCACAAGTAGGTTCTGATACGGACCCTTACCAACTATTGACTACTTTCTCAAGAGGTGAGATCAACGGCGGTTTTGGAACCACAACTTTCCCATTTGGTAATGTTTCTGCATTGATGTCGAGCAGTACAATTGGAAATATGGAATTGAAACCAGAGATCACCACTTCTTTTGAAATTGGTGCTGAATTGGGCTTTTTCAGTAACCGTTTATATGCAGATTTTACTTATTACAACAACAATTCTAAAAATCAAATCTTAAGTATTCCAATTCCTGCTTCTACAGGATATGGTTTTAGTTTGGTTAATGCTGGTAAAGTTAAAAATACTGGTGTTGAATTAACATTGAGAGGCACGCCTGTAAAGACGGATAATTTTACTTGGGAGATGTTCGGAACATTTACTAAAAACAACAGTGAGGTTGTTGAGTTGATGGATGGCGTGGAACAGGTTTCTGTTGGTGGTTTTTCAGGAATGAATATTGTTGCTGCAGTTGGTCGTCCTTATGGTGAGTTTTATGGTGTAACCAATGCGACAGATGATCAAGGTCGTACAATTGTTGATCAAAAAACAGGTTTACCAGTAGTTTCTTCTTCACCTCAATACTTAGGTACCTATAATCCAGATTTTCAGGCATCTTTAGGAACTAATTTAACGTACAAAAATTGGTCTATGAGCGCTTTGTTTGATACCAAACAAGGAGGTGTTTTCTATTCCAGAACAAAAGATATTCTAGGTTTTGTGGGTACTTCTGCTGAAACAGGTGGAGAACGTTTTGGACAAATTTTCCCTAACTCTGTTTATTTAGATGCTGCAGGAAATTCTGTAGTGAATACAACAGCAACATATGATAAAGTAGATTATTATCCGAATATGGAAGCTGGAGTTAATATTGTGGATGCGACTTATGTCAAGTTACGTAATTTAACAGTGTCTTATAAATTTACTAAAGATCAATTGAAAAATACACCATTTGGAGCGGCTTCGATTGGATTTTTTGGAAACAACTTATTTATTTGGACGCCTAGCGAAAATAAATATGCTGATCCAGAAGTGAATTCTGCAGGAGCTGGTAATGCGCAAGGTTTTGATTTTACAGCTCAACCTTCGTTAAGAAATTATGGTATCAATGTTAAGGTCTCATTTTAA
- the serS gene encoding serine--tRNA ligase, which translates to MLQLNYIRENRDKVIERLGVKNFKEIGLVDEIIHLDEQRRKIQSESDAVSAEANSSAKKIGELMRQGKKEEAEAVKSQSSGYKEQVKHLTDELAIVEQDLNAKIVQLPNLPHTSVPVGVSADDNEVVLEHGTIPTLADDAVSHWDLLTKYGIVDLELGVKVTGAGFPVYKGKGARLQRALINFFLDEAAKVGYEEVQVPIMVNEASAFATGQLPDKEGQMYHVTHDDLYLIPTAEVPVTNIYRDVIVKEEQFPIRHCAYTPCFRREAGSYGAHVRGLNRLHQFDKVETVQIVHPDQSYTALEEMSTYVQSLLQKLELPYRVLRLCGGDMSFTAALTYDLEVFSAAQKRWLEVSSVSNFETYQSNRLKVRFKNQEGKMQLAHTLNGSALALPRIVASLLENNQTDKGIKIPKVLVPYTGFEYID; encoded by the coding sequence ATGTTGCAATTGAATTATATCCGTGAAAACAGGGATAAAGTAATCGAGAGATTAGGTGTCAAAAATTTCAAGGAAATTGGATTAGTTGATGAAATCATCCATTTAGATGAACAACGTCGCAAAATTCAATCCGAGTCAGATGCCGTTTCAGCTGAAGCAAATTCATCCGCAAAGAAAATCGGAGAATTGATGCGTCAAGGTAAAAAGGAAGAAGCTGAAGCCGTAAAATCCCAGTCCTCAGGATATAAGGAACAGGTTAAACACCTGACTGATGAATTAGCTATTGTGGAACAAGATCTAAATGCAAAAATTGTTCAACTTCCCAATCTACCTCATACATCAGTTCCTGTAGGTGTTTCAGCTGACGATAATGAAGTTGTTTTAGAGCATGGAACTATTCCTACACTAGCTGATGATGCTGTTTCTCATTGGGATTTATTAACAAAATATGGGATTGTAGATTTAGAGCTTGGTGTTAAGGTAACAGGTGCAGGTTTTCCTGTATATAAAGGTAAAGGAGCTCGATTGCAGCGAGCTTTGATCAACTTCTTTTTAGATGAAGCTGCAAAAGTAGGTTATGAAGAAGTACAGGTGCCAATTATGGTTAATGAGGCGTCTGCATTTGCTACAGGTCAGTTACCTGATAAAGAGGGCCAGATGTATCATGTAACTCATGATGATCTCTACTTAATTCCTACTGCGGAAGTACCTGTTACGAATATCTATCGGGATGTGATTGTGAAAGAAGAGCAATTTCCGATTAGACACTGTGCATATACACCATGTTTCCGTCGTGAAGCAGGTTCCTATGGTGCGCATGTGCGCGGATTGAATCGTTTACACCAATTTGATAAGGTCGAGACGGTGCAGATTGTGCACCCTGATCAATCGTATACTGCATTGGAAGAAATGAGTACTTACGTGCAAAGTTTATTACAAAAATTGGAATTACCTTATCGTGTGCTGCGATTATGTGGTGGTGATATGAGTTTTACTGCTGCGTTGACTTACGATCTAGAAGTATTTAGTGCGGCTCAAAAACGTTGGTTAGAAGTGTCATCAGTTTCAAATTTCGAAACTTATCAATCTAACCGTCTGAAAGTAAGATTTAAAAACCAAGAGGGTAAAATGCAATTGGCGCATACATTAAATGGATCTGCATTAGCTTTACCACGTATAGTAGCTTCTTTGTTGGAGAATAATCAAACGGATAAGGGTATAAAAATACCTAAGGTATTGGTTCCCTACACAGGATTTGAATATATTGATTAA
- the mgrA gene encoding L-glyceraldehyde 3-phosphate reductase, with protein MQYTPDHNRYQEMEYRRSGHSGIKLPAISLGLWQNFGHINDFENSRKLIQTAFDSGITHFDLANNYGPPPGSAEENFGKILKTDFKGYRDEMIISSKAGYTMWDGPYGDWGSKKYLVSSLDQSLKRMNLDYVDIFYHHRPDPETPLEETMATLHLLVQQGKALYVGISNYKTPEAKRAIDLLKQMGTPCLIHQPKYSMFERWVEESLLDLLAQETVGCIPFSPLAQGLLTDKYLHGIPQDSRAASGSISLHESDITADKIEKIKALNDLAIQRNQKLAQMAVSWLLNKPQVTSVLIGASKISQIEDAVAAVKNQHFSAEELLLIDQILAK; from the coding sequence ATGCAATATACACCAGATCACAATCGATATCAAGAAATGGAATACCGTCGTTCGGGTCATTCTGGAATTAAATTACCTGCGATCTCATTGGGATTATGGCAAAATTTTGGTCATATCAATGATTTTGAAAACAGCCGCAAACTTATCCAGACCGCATTTGATTCTGGCATCACACACTTTGACCTTGCAAATAATTATGGTCCGCCTCCAGGTTCTGCAGAAGAAAATTTCGGGAAAATACTAAAAACTGACTTTAAAGGATACCGCGATGAAATGATTATCTCTTCCAAAGCTGGCTACACCATGTGGGATGGTCCATACGGAGATTGGGGATCTAAAAAATATCTGGTATCCAGTTTAGATCAAAGTTTAAAAAGGATGAATTTAGATTACGTGGATATTTTCTATCATCATAGACCTGACCCAGAAACTCCTCTAGAAGAAACAATGGCCACATTACACCTGTTGGTTCAACAAGGGAAGGCATTGTATGTTGGTATATCAAACTATAAAACACCTGAAGCCAAGCGTGCTATAGATCTGTTGAAACAGATGGGCACTCCCTGCCTGATTCACCAGCCTAAATATTCCATGTTCGAGCGTTGGGTAGAAGAAAGCCTCTTGGATTTACTCGCACAAGAAACGGTTGGTTGTATCCCTTTTTCACCGCTAGCGCAAGGATTACTAACAGATAAATACCTGCATGGCATCCCTCAAGATTCTCGAGCAGCTTCGGGCAGTATATCATTGCATGAAAGTGATATTACAGCTGATAAAATTGAAAAAATAAAAGCTTTAAATGATCTCGCCATACAAAGAAATCAAAAGTTAGCACAGATGGCTGTATCTTGGTTATTAAACAAACCACAGGTTACATCTGTGCTTATCGGAGCGAGTAAAATTTCCCAGATTGAAGATGCAGTTGCTGCAGTAAAAAATCAGCATTTTTCAGCAGAAGAATTATTACTTATCGATCAGATCTTAGCGAAATAG
- the rsmI gene encoding 16S rRNA (cytidine(1402)-2'-O)-methyltransferase: MLYLVPTPIGNLEDMTFRAIRVLKEADLILAEDTRTSAPLLKHFGIEKKVFAHHQHNEHKAISEIIKFLKEGQNIALISDAGTPAISDPGFLLVREAIKEGLEVQCLPGATAFVPALVNSGLPNDRFCFEGFLPVKKGRQTRMKFLAEEKRTMIFYESPHRILKTIDEFIQVFGPERQASISRELSKLYEENVRGTLADLKLHFENNPIKGEFVFCVGGLE, from the coding sequence ATGCTTTATTTAGTCCCAACGCCAATCGGCAATTTAGAAGATATGACTTTTCGCGCGATACGTGTGTTAAAAGAAGCAGATCTTATTCTCGCTGAAGATACACGCACAAGCGCACCACTTTTAAAACATTTTGGAATCGAAAAAAAAGTATTTGCTCATCATCAACACAATGAACATAAAGCGATTTCAGAAATCATTAAGTTTTTAAAAGAAGGACAAAATATTGCCTTGATTTCTGATGCCGGTACTCCAGCTATATCAGACCCTGGGTTTTTATTGGTTCGAGAAGCAATTAAAGAAGGGCTTGAAGTACAATGTTTACCTGGAGCAACAGCCTTTGTTCCAGCTTTGGTCAATTCAGGATTACCAAATGATCGCTTTTGCTTTGAGGGGTTTCTTCCAGTAAAAAAGGGACGTCAAACACGTATGAAATTCTTAGCAGAAGAAAAAAGGACAATGATTTTTTATGAATCACCGCATCGCATACTTAAAACAATTGACGAATTCATTCAAGTTTTTGGTCCCGAAAGACAAGCTTCCATATCAAGAGAGTTAAGTAAATTATACGAAGAAAATGTCAGAGGAACACTTGCGGATTTAAAATTACATTTTGAAAACAATCCAATTAAGGGAGAATTTGTATTTTGTGTGGGAGGTTTAGAATAG
- a CDS encoding PH domain-containing protein yields the protein MNFELFAIDGQDIKIVEKLVIKLQDMMTDGERIDYIAIQKKPAVTILPDSITISNKRIFMCEFTKLGLATDFEIFSWKDIKDIAFKEEIFGSKVTVIPTTGENLSIDYIPKVQARKLYQLIKGALESSKIKELELEKEKFIVTVPKQAAPSFEIHTPVEEEVISSNDQASPKIEEVKEIMITPIVEESAPKVVEEDDEMTLKLRKLKSLFDKQLITQAEYENKKNEILSQI from the coding sequence ATGAACTTTGAACTTTTTGCCATTGACGGCCAAGATATCAAAATCGTTGAAAAGTTAGTCATCAAATTACAAGATATGATGACCGACGGAGAGCGAATTGATTATATCGCAATACAGAAAAAACCTGCAGTAACGATTCTTCCTGATAGTATCACGATCAGTAATAAACGTATTTTCATGTGCGAATTCACCAAACTGGGTTTAGCTACTGATTTTGAAATATTCAGTTGGAAAGATATCAAAGACATTGCTTTTAAAGAAGAGATTTTTGGTTCCAAAGTCACCGTAATCCCTACAACAGGTGAAAACTTGAGTATTGATTATATTCCAAAAGTGCAAGCAAGAAAATTATATCAATTAATCAAGGGCGCATTAGAATCGTCAAAAATAAAGGAACTTGAACTGGAAAAAGAAAAATTTATAGTAACAGTTCCAAAACAAGCAGCACCATCATTTGAAATACATACACCTGTTGAAGAAGAAGTCATTAGTAGCAATGATCAAGCTTCACCTAAAATAGAAGAAGTCAAAGAAATTATGATCACACCCATCGTTGAGGAATCAGCTCCTAAAGTAGTGGAAGAAGATGATGAAATGACGCTTAAACTAAGAAAATTGAAAAGCTTATTTGACAAACAATTGATTACACAGGCAGAATACGAAAATAAGAAAAACGAAATTTTATCTCAAATTTAA
- the lnt gene encoding apolipoprotein N-acyltransferase, protein MRNQYLLALLSAFLLWLGWPPVPYSSPILLIAFLPLLIAVENIIRNEEFKKKGKKIFLTAGLTAVVWNTASIYWVYNSISAVMPWYIAIFISLIPFLLGSLLMALSFRLYYQMRKKTAIGISLFGLMAFWISYEYLHQTWDLAFPWMTLGNGFANFHQLIQWYEVTGVYGGTIWIWLSNILVFLLYLNKKQINTLSKPRYIKITLALTLLLPSTYSIIRYLTFEEHLNPSQIVTVQPNIDPFGKFGSISSEDQLNTLMRLSKSVAKPNTEFFIWPETALSQRGDFDEEDFRNTSTFDSLINFLNDYKNGNVLTGIESYQLYNDQRTSTAREIAPNLYKDNFNAATLVDVSSKLQFYHKSKLVPGVEQMPFGSAINFLKPLFSAFGGTTGGYGKQDKPSVFYTQSGIGAAPVICYESIWGNYVAEYIQQGAQFIAIITNDGWWGNTSGKDQHLEYAKLRAIENRRWVARAANTGISGFINQRGDIIQQTQWWQPAALTQEINLSEELTIYTKNGDILAYIGIFTALLASLTFFKKSKTSNFIK, encoded by the coding sequence GTGAGAAATCAATACTTACTGGCACTTTTAAGTGCCTTTTTATTATGGTTAGGATGGCCACCCGTTCCCTATAGTAGTCCCATTTTACTAATAGCTTTCCTACCACTTTTAATTGCAGTTGAAAATATCATTCGGAATGAAGAGTTCAAGAAAAAAGGGAAAAAAATATTTTTAACGGCAGGATTAACAGCTGTTGTTTGGAATACAGCATCCATATATTGGGTGTATAATTCAATATCTGCCGTGATGCCTTGGTATATTGCGATCTTTATATCATTGATCCCTTTCCTCTTGGGATCACTATTGATGGCTCTGAGCTTTCGCTTATATTATCAGATGAGAAAAAAAACAGCTATTGGTATTTCTCTGTTTGGACTAATGGCTTTTTGGATATCTTATGAATATTTACACCAAACATGGGACTTAGCATTTCCATGGATGACCTTGGGCAATGGATTTGCCAATTTTCATCAACTTATTCAATGGTATGAAGTCACGGGTGTTTATGGTGGAACCATTTGGATCTGGTTAAGCAATATCTTGGTTTTCTTACTTTATTTAAACAAAAAGCAAATCAATACACTGAGTAAACCGCGATACATTAAAATCACGTTGGCACTAACTTTACTCTTACCATCAACTTATTCTATCATTCGTTATTTAACATTTGAGGAACACTTAAATCCTTCTCAAATTGTAACCGTTCAACCCAATATTGACCCATTTGGAAAATTTGGATCTATCAGCTCTGAAGACCAATTAAATACATTGATGAGGCTTTCAAAATCAGTTGCAAAACCGAATACGGAGTTTTTTATCTGGCCAGAGACAGCTTTATCCCAAAGAGGTGATTTCGATGAAGAAGATTTTAGAAATACCAGCACATTTGATTCACTTATCAATTTTTTAAATGATTATAAGAATGGTAACGTATTAACAGGAATTGAGAGCTATCAATTGTATAATGATCAGAGAACAAGTACCGCAAGAGAAATAGCGCCAAACCTATACAAAGACAATTTTAATGCAGCAACCTTAGTTGATGTTTCATCAAAACTACAGTTTTATCATAAATCAAAATTGGTTCCTGGAGTAGAACAGATGCCATTTGGCAGTGCTATCAATTTCTTAAAGCCACTATTTAGTGCTTTTGGAGGAACCACAGGAGGATATGGAAAGCAGGACAAACCTTCAGTATTCTATACTCAAAGTGGTATAGGCGCCGCTCCAGTTATTTGTTACGAGTCAATATGGGGTAATTATGTAGCAGAATATATTCAACAAGGGGCACAGTTTATTGCCATTATTACCAATGATGGCTGGTGGGGAAATACTTCAGGTAAAGATCAGCATTTAGAATATGCTAAATTAAGAGCAATCGAAAATCGCAGATGGGTAGCTCGTGCTGCCAATACCGGTATTTCAGGGTTTATAAACCAAAGAGGCGATATTATTCAGCAAACACAATGGTGGCAGCCCGCAGCCCTAACCCAAGAAATTAATCTGAGTGAAGAACTAACCATCTATACCAAAAATGGTGATATTCTAGCCTATATCGGTATTTTTACCGCTTTACTTGCTTCTTTAACATTTTTCAAAAAATCAAAAACAAGCAATTTTATTAAATAA